The sequence below is a genomic window from Sceloporus undulatus isolate JIND9_A2432 ecotype Alabama chromosome 5, SceUnd_v1.1, whole genome shotgun sequence.
ttcatttcatttttccatcctaagtgcagtaccttgcatttctccatgttgaaattcattttgttagctgtggcccagctttctggtctgttcaggtcattttgaattttgatccggTTCTCtaaggtattagctactcttcctaatttggtgtcatctgcaaatttgataagtatgcccccaattttgtcctccaagtcattgataaagatgttgaatagcacNNNNNNNNNNtgggcccaggacagacccctgtgggacctcactggtcacttctctcctggatgaaaaggagccattgttgagcaccctttggcttcggctggtcaaccagtgtcagagttagcacccagaattccagacaatcaatcagtcagcttgATAGAtagaatcaacagcactttattgatagctccagaatcagacatgtgccccactcagcttcttagctgagactaaccacaccctcccaaagacaaagtaacagaatccccaaaggccaaaaacccctcccaagcagaaacccgccaagcgaagcccctcctgattcccacagaagtgaaagcacattcccagctctgagcgctcggagagccaggccttcaaggccactagataagacacctggccctgctatgcactactatcactatctactcttctactgcagctaaagccccatcatccccccacTACTATACtacaaacactatctggtagaatactaacaggattctaacagtcagCCCCccgaaaaaaaaaggaaaaccccctcccccagaagaaagctgaaaacaaagtcaagtgacagcagaaagagaaggcttGTCAGGGTACTGTGCATGAAAACGAGCCACCAAATCAGGCGCATTAACATTAGCAACAGAAACCCATTCATCATGATCAACAGGAAAATGTTTCCAGCGAATGAGATACTGAAGTTTGCCCTTATGTAGCCTAGAGTCCAGAATTTTAGCAACTTCAAAATGTTGTTGCCCatcaatcatcatgggcagaggtTGAGAGTCAGTAGTCTTCCATCGACCCGTGCTCCGATCTGGTTTCAacaacctgaaatgaaaaacGGGGTGAAGATGACGATAGGACTTAGGAAGGATGAGTTCGGCAGTGACATCATTCACCAGTTTTTTAACAGGGAAAGGACCAATGAACTTAGGGCCCAACTTCTTTGAAGGAACCCTGgactttaatttttttgtggACAGGTAGACCATGTCTCCAGGCTTAATGTCCCAACCATCCGACCTTTTCCTGTCCGCATACTTCTTGTATTGACGCTTGGCGTCCTGCAATGCTTTAGTAATCATAGGCCAGGCTCCCTTGACTTTCTCAGACCATTGAGTCACAGCAACAGGGTCAGTTTTTTCAGCAGGCAATGCAGGCAGCAACTTAGGTTCAAATCCATAGTTAATTAAAAAAGGAGATTGCCCAGTGCTTCTATGGACAGCACTATTGAAAGCCACCTCTGCATGGGGGAGCAAGTCATACCAATCATCCTGCAAATAATTAGTGTAGGACCGAAGGTATCTCTCAAGGGCCATGTTCGTTTTCTCACATTGTCCATCAGTCTCAGGATGATAGGCTGTGCTGAGGGCCAACTGAACCCCCAATTTTTTCTGCAGTACCCTCCAAAATTTAGAGGTGAAGGTACTGCCTCTATCCGAAATTATTCTATCTGGCAATCCGTGATATTTATATACATGGGCAATGAAAAGGTCAGCCAACTTCGAAGCTGAAGGCATCCCCTTGCAAGCAACATAATGAGTTTGTCTAGAAAACAAGTCCACtaccacccaaatggtgtctctgCCTTTACTTGGTGGCAAATCAGTTATAAAGTCCATAGCATGTTTCGTCCAGGGTGAGTCCGGCGTGGGCAAAGGGTGCAGTAAACCCCTGGGTTTTCCCACAACAGGTTTGGCCCTAGCACAAACAGGGCAACTCTTAACAAAAGCATCCACATCCGCGCGTACACCTTCCCACCAATATGTATTGCGCAGTTTGTGCCAAGTCTTCAGATAACCCCAATGTCCAGCAGCTTTAGAATTATGGCAGAGctttaaaatgtcctctctcaTGGAAGCAGGGACATAGACCCTAGAGTTCTTTACCCACAGTCCCTGTGCATTACGAGACAGCAAGTCCTTGTGGCTTAGTAGCCAGTCATCAGCTTCTGCCACCTGCTGGATCCGTAGCAGAATGTCATCCAGCAGGGTTTCAGACTTAGCCTGTGCAGGGGGTGGGGATGAAGCTTTGGCCTTGCTGCGAGTAATTACTGCCAGGCCCAACTGTTCAGGGGAAAAGATAGTTTCTAGTGGAATGGCCTCTTTCCCCTCATGTTGTGGCAACCTGGAAAGCGCATCAGCCAAAATGTTTTGGCGCCCAGGGAA
It includes:
- the LOC121931502 gene encoding chromobox protein homolog 5-like, translating into MDPRAACEWLLKPDRSTGRWKTTDSQPLPMMIDGQQHFEVAKILDSRLHKGKLQYLIRWKHFPVDHDEWVSVANVNAPDLVARFHAQYPDKPSLSAVT